A stretch of Paenibacillus mucilaginosus 3016 DNA encodes these proteins:
- the cobT gene encoding nicotinate-nucleotide--dimethylbenzimidazole phosphoribosyltransferase: MSEQELGNILAGIGPLDERAAAEAARRLDELTKPPGSLGRLEAVAQQVAGIRGEALPELGRKAVVVMAADHGVCAEGVSAFPAEVTPQMVLNFLGGGAAVNVLSRQTGAEVVCVDIGVNAMLSHPLLRSHKVRWGTANMAEGPAMTREEAVEAIRTGIEIARGLADEGFGLLATGEMGIGNTTASSALLSVLTGEEPAAVTGRGTGIDDARLRHKQEVIRRAIAVNRPDPNDPLDVLAKVGGLEIAGLAGVILGAASRRIPVVIDGFISSAAALIAARLAPLSRDFMIASHLSEERGHARLLQELGLAPMLQLDMRLGEGTGAVLAFPLVEASLKLMREMATFGSAGVSQAAGETPAGA, from the coding sequence ATGAGTGAACAGGAACTTGGGAACATATTGGCGGGTATCGGCCCGCTGGATGAGAGAGCGGCGGCGGAAGCGGCGAGGCGTCTGGACGAGCTTACGAAGCCTCCGGGAAGCCTGGGGCGGCTCGAGGCGGTGGCGCAGCAGGTCGCGGGCATCCGCGGCGAAGCGCTGCCGGAGCTCGGCCGCAAGGCGGTCGTCGTCATGGCGGCCGATCACGGCGTCTGCGCGGAAGGAGTCAGCGCCTTCCCTGCGGAGGTTACGCCGCAGATGGTGCTGAACTTCCTTGGCGGCGGGGCGGCCGTGAACGTGCTCTCCCGCCAGACCGGCGCCGAAGTCGTCTGCGTCGACATCGGCGTGAATGCCATGCTGTCCCATCCGCTGCTCCGTTCGCACAAGGTGCGGTGGGGGACGGCCAATATGGCCGAGGGCCCGGCCATGACGCGGGAAGAGGCCGTGGAGGCCATCCGGACCGGCATCGAGATCGCCCGCGGGCTGGCGGATGAAGGCTTCGGCCTGCTGGCGACCGGCGAGATGGGCATCGGCAACACGACGGCGAGCAGCGCCCTGCTCAGCGTGCTGACCGGCGAAGAGCCGGCAGCGGTCACAGGACGCGGCACCGGTATCGACGATGCCCGCCTGCGGCATAAGCAGGAGGTCATCCGCCGGGCGATCGCCGTCAACCGGCCGGACCCGAACGATCCGCTCGATGTGCTGGCGAAGGTCGGCGGCCTGGAGATTGCGGGGCTGGCCGGTGTGATCCTCGGTGCGGCGTCCCGGCGGATTCCCGTCGTGATCGACGGCTTCATCTCCTCGGCGGCGGCGCTGATTGCCGCCCGGCTGGCTCCGCTGAGCCGGGACTTCATGATCGCCTCGCATCTCTCGGAGGAGAGGGGGCATGCCCGGCTGCTGCAGGAGCTTGGCCTTGCGCCGATGCTCCAGCTGGATATGCGGCTGGGCGAAGGCACCGGCGCGGTACTGGCGTTCCCGCTGGTGGAGGCCTCCCTAAAGCTCATGCGCGAGATGGCGACCTTCGGCTCGGCCGGCGTGTCGCAGGCGGCCGGGGAGACGCCGGCCGGGGCATGA
- a CDS encoding FecCD family ABC transporter permease produces MRRRLALWVGGALLLLLLSATAAMSIGTVHVPFRHVWGILLHGLTGGGSDGATVPWTTAHEQIIWKVRLPRMVLGCLVGAALALAGAGFQGVLRNPLADPYTLGVSSGASVGAAFLILFGLQYALFGEWTIPAAAFVTGSLTLYAVLALARTGGRLRMETVLLAGVVMQAFLGAIVSFMVAMSDEVINEIIFWMMGSLVMRGWSYSMVLLPYVCLGAAVLMAYGSALNLFALGERQAAHLGVDVERAKLTVLAASTLLTAGAVSVSGVVAFVGLLVPHLLRLLAGPDYRLLLPLSLVGGAVYMLWADTLARTLLSPTEIPLGVVTAFMGAPFFAYLLRRRKQALRE; encoded by the coding sequence ATGAGACGGAGGCTCGCGCTGTGGGTCGGGGGAGCGCTGCTCCTTCTCCTGCTGTCGGCCACCGCAGCGATGTCGATCGGCACGGTTCACGTGCCTTTTCGCCATGTATGGGGCATTCTGCTGCACGGGCTGACGGGAGGCGGGTCTGACGGCGCAACCGTTCCGTGGACGACGGCCCACGAGCAGATCATCTGGAAGGTGAGGCTGCCCCGCATGGTGCTCGGCTGTCTGGTCGGGGCGGCGCTGGCGCTTGCCGGAGCGGGGTTTCAGGGCGTGCTGCGCAATCCGCTGGCCGATCCGTATACGCTCGGCGTCTCCTCGGGCGCCTCGGTGGGCGCGGCGTTCTTGATCCTCTTCGGCCTGCAGTATGCGCTGTTTGGAGAGTGGACGATTCCTGCGGCGGCTTTTGTGACGGGGAGTCTGACGCTCTATGCGGTGCTGGCTCTCGCCCGGACGGGGGGCAGGCTCCGGATGGAGACGGTGCTGCTCGCAGGTGTCGTGATGCAGGCGTTCCTCGGTGCCATCGTATCCTTCATGGTAGCGATGTCCGATGAGGTGATCAACGAGATTATCTTCTGGATGATGGGCAGCCTGGTGATGCGCGGCTGGTCATACTCGATGGTTCTGCTGCCCTACGTCTGCCTGGGCGCAGCCGTGCTGATGGCCTACGGCAGTGCGCTGAATCTGTTTGCCCTCGGCGAACGGCAGGCGGCCCACCTGGGCGTGGATGTGGAGCGGGCGAAGCTTACGGTACTGGCGGCTTCCACCCTGCTCACGGCCGGAGCAGTCTCCGTGTCCGGTGTGGTGGCGTTCGTCGGCCTGCTCGTACCGCATCTGCTGCGCCTGCTGGCGGGGCCGGATTACCGGCTGCTGCTTCCGCTCTCCCTTGTCGGAGGGGCGGTCTACATGCTGTGGGCCGACACGCTGGCCCGGACCCTGCTGTCCCCGACGGAGATTCCGCTTGGCGTCGTTACGGCATTCATGGGCGCACCGTTCTTCGCTTATCTGCTCCGCCGGCGCAAGCAGGCGCTGAGGGAGTAA